The segment CTaacaattataaatttaatttcaattctAACCAGACGAAGTTACACGTatacaaaattttatttaaaatttatccaCTATAATCAACAAGTATATGATTTAAGCGAGTGAAAATTTTTATTACATTGAAATTTTTGTATGACATATCTTTAATAATGAATTACTAAAATATTCAAATGTATTTGATAAAAACTCAAGTCAAAATATCTCAAGTTATATTGATTTAATGAAACGATTATTAAAACttttatcaaatatttatttgGTATGAATTCAAACCATGTTATTCACGTTCCTATCCTAATATTGTATGAAAAGAAATATATATCCCAATTAAATATGATAAATTACAATAACCTATCAAATATTCGTTGAATTGTAACTACCATTCTAACAAGCGCTACTAACAGTCATATCAACAGACCATTCATGTCATACTAGCTATCTCAAtgcttaaagaaaaaaaaaaataccaacaaaggggaaaaattaaaatcattaaaattttgaattttgatcttTAAACAACGGGCTGTTAATaataggaatatatatatatttaatatttattttacgatctatatttaatatttataattatttcttTCAATAATatcattttcttttaaaaatataatgtgcaaaaataaagttaaaacaaTTTTTAAGGAaaccgaataaaattttaatttttataatttatattttataatttttaaaaattaaattattttttataattttaaaattaaagtataattttacttttattaatttaaaatttaaaaaattaaataacttaaataacaatttttcattttaaaaagtcAATGCCCATACCAACCCCTAAATTTGCATATGATAATGTAATCTTagctttttttcaaaaaaaaaaaaatgtatctTAGCATGGTAAGCAACCCAATCACTTATTGACAACTTACGGGTACCTTTATGGTATTCTTGATTCTAGGTCTTGAGTCTTATTATCACTTCAAATCTACTTGAAATATGTGCACTAGCCATTTTACAAAGTACCCAGTTCTAATGGTAAGAAATAGGTCCCCCATCACACCATTTTCGTAACCATTCCTTGTCTAACATAGGTGGGTCCAAAAAATGTACCATGGGAGCGAAACCCTTATCCTCTTCTCACCTCAATAATTgaccttaaaaaaaattaaaagataaatggAGATGAACCCCAAAATTAATTAAGTATTATTAATgctttgattaaattaaaataacataCTTATGCACATCATTACACATACCCCATTaatctctttatttatttatgtaatatATCCGCCGCTCACGGTGGCAGCTTGAATGACAAAGCATCAATAACCACCGTGGGCTAGCGCACCCTTGGCCAACATTACTTACAAAAAGACAAGGGCTAACTAAAGCTTTAGTCAGCTCTTAAAACACCTTCTACGGTTACTCGAGACATCAAAATAGCATCAAGAGACAAAGACAGACAAAATAGAAcattgaaaaaagaaaagaaaagagaagacaCACTATTTACATGCAGCCCTGGCTCACGAGAGCAGCCTGCTAGCCGCCTGTCAGTCGCCACCCTCTCAGCGATGCTTGCTCCTGGTCTCCCCACTGTAAAGCCTGTCATCGCATGCAACCCAAGTGCTTTCAATATCTTGGTACACAGTTTAGTTTTCATACCCAGAAATTAGATTCAGCCCCTTTGATCCAGAATCGTCGTGAAATTGATTAAAAAAAGTCTATATATCtaaatatttcttttgaaatatcTAATCTTTACTTATTTTAAGCAAGTCATCTAATTTTcgtttgttataaaataattaaagttaataataagAAACAACTAGTGTTATACCATAAATGGGTATAAGAGTGTATACTGATCAAAAGGAATTATTTCCACGCAGCGACCAAACAAATAGCCAAGTTTTCCTTCATGCTCTGTCTCTGAGCCTCCGTTTGGTTGCTGAGAAAACgttagaaaaaaaaacaaaaaaataggaAAATCCTTGAGGCTTCTGTTCTAAAATATCTTGATttcattatatatttatatttagtgATTATCTGGTTAACCGTTGCTATCACCCTTGCCATGATTAATTAGATTTCATTTTCCTCAGCaaccaaatagatagattagtgAATGATCAAAGCCCAAAAACCAAAAAACCAAGTGGCTAAAGAAGTAGCAGCCAGACAAAATCCATGCATGCATGGTACGAGGTATACGCACCAGTCATAGACGGTAGGAGAGTTGGGTTGTGGCTTGTCGAAAACATCAGAACCTATACTTTTGGTGGCTAGGTTGCTACCCGGATGGAACACACTCCTCCACACGTTCTCCTTACGCGCCGTCGGAGTCGTCGGTGTCACGGGTGTCGGACCTGACACTGGACTATTCGGCAGCGACAACGACCTCTGGTACTTTTTCCTTTCTCCTTCATCTAACCAAAACATATTAAATCTCAGTCAGTCACTCAACagtcaacaaaaaaaaaatatcaaatcCATGCATAGTATTGAGATTTTTACCTTTGATGGACAAAGGCTGGGTGGTGATCTTCCTAAGCCTGCCGAGACCACGTTCAGGTTGAGGCCCAGCTACTACATCGTCCCACATTTTGTCTAGCAGaaccattttttctttcttttttttctctctctggTTTCTCTTTTCTGTAATGTAATGTTTCTTATGGGTATATGGTGATATTATATATAGGTAAAGTTTTAGCTAAAAAATATCTCTCCCTCTCTCTTCCTACAAGGAAAAGGGGTTTCTTTTTGCTATTTCCAAATTTATAATAGTTTGTAGGAAATTAAATTTAAAGGCAATTAATGACGAGTGAATATTGGCAATAGAAGAATGAGGAGTGGGCATGATATTACGTCCAAAGGAGATGGATAAGGATGAGAAGATGACTGAGTAAAGGGAAGGGGGCCCGCAAAACAATATCTACTCTTTATTTAATTCTAATCTGATGAGAGTGTTCAATAGAGTAGGTTGATATATTGATTCACAAGTGTAACATATACAATTGTTTGTCCTATTCGTTAGATCCATTATCGGGggtccacaaaaaaaaaaaatagaagtcATGTGTTTGGATTGACACCTGGGTCCCATTCCCTTTGATCAcgccatttccttcatttttctTTTAGTTAAAGAATTAAGATGCTTCACAGGGATCTTAGGTGTAAGTTATGCTGTAAATATCTCTTTTAACTCACtggattaaaatataaaaatgacgAAAAAAAACTTTTCTAGAAATCTAAAGATAAATCATATTTCTTTACTGAAGGTGATGATCTAACATTTGAATAATGCAAGTTGAGGTGACCAAAGCTAAAGGTTTGTCTATTGTCAAAGGGGAGTTAGGCAGTGGAAGGATCTGGAAAATGGACACTAAATCTTAAGATCAGATTTTTATTAGAATtattgtttgtttattttatgcATGTTAAAATCCAGCAACTACGGGGCAACTTTTCTTAGTGGGATGTCAATTTTTTAGACCAAAGcattctaaaatttatttttaaaaaatataaaaaatgccAATAATACAAGAGAGCCATGGTTAAGCTTTTCATTTGACACTCCAGTGTGATTAGAATTCAAACCTTATTAATATAGTCCCCTCTCTCAATTTATAGTGTACCAAAAAAGGCAAGATTTTTTGGGCTAATTGCAAGGAAAAAAGTCCAATAGTTCTAACAAATGAAAATAGCTTAATAATATAGCCATACTCTTAAAAtatactaaatttaaaaaaaaaaattaaaagtaaaaatttgaCAATCGGAATTTATTTACGTAAGAAATTTAAGGCCCAAAAAGAAAGGAGGACGAACGCAACGTAGCCCATATCGTTATTATTCTAGGAAACTTGAAGTTGCAACTGTTTATGCCATTATTTTGTTGGATTAATGACGCAAATACGAGATTGTTCTCGATACTTGGGAAAATAAGCATCAAAATCAGGCAAGTTTTTTTCGGCAAATATTAAATGAACCAATCGAACATACCACTAATTGAAAGCAATGGATACGGTTACCCTCGTTGGCATCAGAAGCTCATGCAATGATTGAAAGATTTGTCTCCTGATCAAATAACAGCAAAATATAATCATTAGATTCcactaaaatctaaaaataagaGAGCTGCTTCATTGTTTTACTTCACCAGCTTCATTGGTAAATCCACCCAACAAAAATAAGAAGATCAAATTGCCGTCGAGCCTCCATAGTCCATAGATCCCCGCAAGTTTTAACCGATGAAAATTGATAACGCCCCTTTCTGTCTGTTTTATCTCAGAACTGCCAATCCTGAAGCAAAATGTGGAGGATTTTCTTTAATCACAAAAAACTAACCTATGCGTTATGAAGTCAGTCCTATACtcctatgatgatgtaatgccgTAACATGATTCTAATAAAAAAAACCATCAGAGGAAAGGGCAAAAGCAACTGCTTAGGAATGTCTAGTATCAAATCATTGAAGGAAAGGTATGCCTTAAGCAAAATGAGGTAAGTGCCTCACCCCCTATAAATTCTGCTACAAGCAAGATGACGGATGTTATCTGTAAGCACGCAAATCTGAAAACTAGAGCTAACAGAACAAGGTCAAAAAGATGATCAAATAGCAGTGAACCTACGTAAAAACTGTCATGTATTTTACACCAGTTTGAACCATAAGAGACCATAAATATCAACACTCCCTATAACCATAAGCATGAAGCTTAAGCTTCATATTACAACTCATGTAGCCTGATAGTTTTCACAAAACTGCAGGGTACTACGAAATAAAGCCAAACTGTTTTAGAACTCGTGACTTACATCCATAGAAAATGTTGAAAAGGCCATGAGTTCAGAACAAGCCAAGGGAGTCCCATTTATACAAAACATTTTAACTGATCTTACATAATCCTAACAGAAAGTTTAGGTTAAACTCCTTAGGAGATTTCCTGGCATGCAAGCTAAGATGATAAACATACTTAGAATCATACCAACTATTGATAAGCTACATAAACTGTAAAGGAAAAAGGAAATTAAATATGAAAAGATTTCATGAGAAAATTCCTAATACTGCCATGGTTATCagtttaatatattaaaaacatCATTGTTAGGAATTCCCTTAGTAAAGGGCACAAAACCGTACAAATACATAAGCACTCTGCCTCTCAAGATTTTCCGTATTTCTCGATATATCCCTGCAAAACAGGGGTGGGGAAATCTCAGTTTGataaatgaattatattaaaAAGTAGACTAGTAAATAATAGTAAACCTAACTGATGGAGAAAAAAATATCCACACTTAAAAAATCTAATCTTTGTTTAGAGGGAATATCGGGGTTGGTAGAAGTAATAGCACACCTATTCTAGATCATGCTAGTATATACCATAACAACTCTCAAATCAAAAACGCTCACCTGAACAAGCCTTGCTATTTTTGATTGGGATGCTGAAAGATACTGCTTAACTGATTCAAAGGTAAGTGGAATTTGATGAGGTTGCATGGTGCCAATAACCTTGTTAACTGCTTTTTTGACTATTCTATTATGAGCATCTTTACTGAGATGACCCTCACGCCAAGTTGGTTTCAAAAGTTCTTTAATTAAATCTACAAGAGCAGCATGGAAATGCCTCATTGCTTTAGACTCTTTGAGTGCCTCCCCATCTGCCTTATGCTCAATATCTATTTCATTCTTTTCTCTAACTCTATCTACTTTCAAGTCCTTTTTGCATCTAAACCCATCCCTTCGATGTCTAGCATCACGATCAGTATCAGTTTTGCTTGTCTTTGAAATGTCTTTGACATGAGAAGCAACCGAGGAAATCTCTTCTTTAACCAGTGTTCCATTTTGCATGTCAGCAGCAGACGTCCCATCATTTGCATCAGTTGTTGAATCTTTTCCAGAAGTGTGGTAATTGTTATTgaccaaattttcaacatatcTACCATGGCAAGATGCAATTATTTTATCAGCATTACATGCAGGGACCAGTGGCCCTGCTGATGTAGAATCATCATATGTTGGTGGATATGCTACATCCAGGAGGGATGGACCTTGACTAGAGAAAGAAAATTTAAGAGACCTCTCCCCTACATTGGACAAATCAATGCTATCACGAAGAGGATCATACTGGCGTCGAGGGGATGATGAGCCAAAAGTGATAAAAAAGGATGGTCGAAAGGGTACTGATGGTTCCCAATCATCTGAAGAAATTTTTATTCTATATTCGGTGAAGTGCAATGGATCCTTAGCAATATCAGTTGCAGGAAAGTTTTCTGGTTCAAAACCAGAGAAGGGGGAAGAGCCTTGCAGCAAAGAAGATGGATGGGAAGTATGGTGTTCTCtgtcattcttcaacatcttttgAGCATCAACAGAGCATGCACTTGAAGAATAACTAAAAGGTAATGATGCTAGCCATGTTGAGACACGATATTTTTGGTTCTCTTTATATGTATTGCCCAGAGATGTAACCGAGCCACTTAAATAAGGTATATGCTTAGGAAGAAAACCATTCCTGAAGGTAGAACTACCTCTATCACTCAGCAGACCAGGCTTGACATAATTGTCCGCAGGTAAACTCTGACCTATACTGGGTTGTCTTACATCCTTAGATGGCTCGGAATCATCTGTAGATGCTTGAAACTGTTGAGATCCAAGGGAAGTGCCAATAGATTTATCCTTACTATGGATTAAAGGAGATAATGCTGTCCCATTTCTAGCTGATGAAGGCAATCTGTCAGAAGAACCAGGTGAGTGTGGCCTTGATTTTTCAGCAGTATTTTGAATACCTGATGCATA is part of the Gossypium arboreum isolate Shixiya-1 chromosome 5, ASM2569848v2, whole genome shotgun sequence genome and harbors:
- the LOC108453123 gene encoding auxin-repressed 12.5 kDa protein isoform X2; the protein is MVLLDKMWDDVVAGPQPERGLGRLRKITTQPLSIKDEGERKKYQRSLSLPNSPVSGPTPVTPTTPTARKENVWRSVFHPGSNLATKSIGSDVFDKPQPNSPTVYDWLYSGETRSKHR
- the LOC108453123 gene encoding dormancy-associated protein 1 isoform X1, with product MVLLDKMWDDVVAGPQPERGLGRLRKITTQPLSIKDEGERKKYQRSLSLPNSPVSGPTPVTPTTPTARKENVWRSVFHPGSNLATKSIGSDVFDKPQPNSPTVYDCNQTEAQRQSMKENLAICLVAAWK
- the LOC108453122 gene encoding protein FRIGIDA-ESSENTIAL 1; translation: MPLSTPAAVPRADKDDERRTALTTKPEFNSSDMEIDDDDEEERGQELQVSSKRNDGSNIMESKGHGGHLGSDPLSAPGRSEMRIPSKTLYVGESSASFNLCSLPDEPWATQREDLCKNYNGSKYPISGKWPANEKAIQEYGVNGQDARVIFERKAHEDHHEQHTRSKVNEIMYEATNLISVDGKEIAINDVISILGRYHSGVGVSSHGFEQKSEQMGMQTENNKRSIKSRSSAPQTSTGSLYPGAEFNSENKRPALICDFFARGWCVKGSSCKFIHIKDSGTNPRQQSEEDAAVADEKIAVQLDEGIQNTAEKSRPHSPGSSDRLPSSARNGTALSPLIHSKDKSIGTSLGSQQFQASTDDSEPSKDVRQPSIGQSLPADNYVKPGLLSDRGSSTFRNGFLPKHIPYLSGSVTSLGNTYKENQKYRVSTWLASLPFSYSSSACSVDAQKMLKNDREHHTSHPSSLLQGSSPFSGFEPENFPATDIAKDPLHFTEYRIKISSDDWEPSVPFRPSFFITFGSSSPRRQYDPLRDSIDLSNVGERSLKFSFSSQGPSLLDVAYPPTYDDSTSAGPLVPACNADKIIASCHGRYVENLVNNNYHTSGKDSTTDANDGTSAADMQNGTLVKEEISSVASHVKDISKTSKTDTDRDARHRRDGFRCKKDLKVDRVREKNEIDIEHKADGEALKESKAMRHFHAALVDLIKELLKPTWREGHLSKDAHNRIVKKAVNKVIGTMQPHQIPLTFESVKQYLSASQSKIARLVQGYIEKYGKS